The Leptospiraceae bacterium genome includes the window GTAGGAGTATTATAACACTCCTCTCATAGCAAGAATAGAAAAAACTATCATAAGAATATATAATCCCGGCACTCGAATAATAAACCACCACCACTTATTTAATTTGAATGCAGCGTATCCAGTGAGTGTTCCGTGTATAAAAAAAAGCCACCCCATATACTTAGATAAAAGTTTCAGGTAATTTTCCAAAAATTCCGGGTCAGTAGTCTGCTCTAAAATATTTTGAAAAGAGTCACCCATGTATTTATGAAACATCTCGTTTAACAAAAATCTATTCAGTACATAATAAAAAAAGAAAAATACTAAAGCGAGAATCCAACCAAGTATCGCTGGCTGAAGTTTGAAATAAATATCGTTCTCTGTCTTGAGAGATAAAAATACTGCAACCCCAATCAAGAAAAATCCGAGTATTGTGATTTCATCAATTGTCTTGTAAACTACAATAGTAAAAATTAATTCTGCAACTGCAAGGGCAAGAGCAGAAAGTAGTGCCATTTTTTTATTTGTAAACGATTCTAATACTACAAATACCAATACGGGAATTATTCCTATCCAGAGGTTAGAATTCATACCTTATTTTTATTTGTTTGACAATTTCGTCAAGAAAGCTATTTCTATTAATTTGCAAATTTACAATAATTGTAGAATTCATAGACCTGCCTGAAAATTTGGTTTTTCATAAAAAGGAATTTGTAAATGATTAAAATATCTGGGTTGAATAAATCCTTCGGCAGTCAAAAATTATTCGATGATTTAAGTTTTAGCGTAAATAAGGGAGAAAAGGTCGGTCTAATCGGAAGAAACGGACACGGAAAATCTACTATTTTTCAAATACTACTCGGCAATGTAGAGCCGGATTCAGGGATAGTCACTATTCCTAAAAATTATAAAATCGGTTACCTGCAACAACACTTGAAATTTACTAAGCCCACTGTTTTAGAAGAGTGTTCGCTCGGTCTTCCCCCGGGAGAAGAATACGAAACTTGGCAAGTAGAAAAAATTCTATTCGGTCTTGGCTTTTCGGAAAAGGATATGGAAAGAAGTCCAAGTGAATTTTCCGGTGGATACCAAATTCGTATGAATCTTGCAAGACTGCTTGTGTCTAAACCGGATATGCTAATGCTCGATGAACCAAACAACTATCTCGATATTGTCACAATTCGATGGTTAGAAGAATTTTTGCGAGAGTGGGAAGGGGAAATTATTTTAGTTACCCACGATAGAAGTTTTATGGATGCAGTCGTAACCCATGTAGTTGCAATTCACAGGACAAAGGCAGTCAAGGTGGAAGGGGACACTGAAAAAATTTATAACCAAATAAATCAGGCAGAAGAACTCTATGAAAAAACCAGACTGAATGAAGCAAAAAAACGCAAACAAGAAGAAATCTTCATAGCAAGATTCAAAGCAAAAGCGAGTTTTGCAAGTAGAACTCAATCCAGAGTAAAAAAATTAGAAAAACAAGGAGAGATGAAGGCGTTAGACGAAATCCAAGACTTAGAGCTATTCTTTAACAGTGCTCCTTTTGAAGCAAGCCAAATGCTCTTTGCAGAAGATATATCCTTTTCTTATACAGGAGAAACTCCATACTTAATAGAAAATTTTTCTTTAAACGTCGGAAGAAGAGAGAGAATTTGTATTATCGGAAAAAATGGAAAAGGAAAATCAACTCTTCTAAAGATTCTTGCAGGAGAATTGCAACCGATTCAAGGAAAGTTAAGCAAACACCCTGTTTTAAAAGAAGGGTATTTTGGACAGACCAATAAATTGGATATGAACGAAAACAACACAGTAGTAGAAGAGATTAAAAGTGCCGATAAATCCTGCTCTGACGGAATCGCAAGAAATATCGCAGGTGGGTTGATGTTTAGTGGGGATTCAGGATTAAAAAAAATCAAAGTTTTATCGGGAGGAGAAAAGAGTAGAGTCCTTCTCGGAAAAATTTTAGTGACTCCCTGCAACTTACTTTTTTTAGATGAGCCTACAAATCACCTAGACATGCAATCCTGCGACTCGCTAATCGAAGCTGTAGATCAGTTCAATGGATCTGTAATCATGGTAACTCACAACGAGATGCACTTAAAAAGTGTGGCTACAAAACTGATCGTATTCGATAACAATACAATCCAAATTTACGATGGTGGTTATGAAGACTTTTTGAATGACATAGGCTGGTCTGATGAAGATGTTTAGAATTTATATTATACAATTTAATGAGATTTCCAAAAATCACATACAATGAAATTCAAATTCTACCAATCAATTCAAAATTCATTCTCCTTGAAATTATCTCTATATTCAGGGTTGGCTTATTTTTTTATTTTAACGATATATAGAATCCTATTTTTTATTTATAATCACAATACAGATGAAAAAACAAACACAACTGAAATCATAAAAGCGTTTCTATTCGGGATACGATTTGATCTATCTACAATTTCAATTATTGTAATTTTTATTTTGGCGATAAGTTTCGCAGGAAATTTCAAATATTTTTTTAAATATCAAAAACAACTGACTTTCATTCCACTTATAATTTTAGAATGGATGGTATTGCATTTAGGAGCTGATATTTTATATTTTAAAAATTCTAACAAGCATTTAGGATACGAAGCAATCGTATTTCTTGGCAAAGATTTTACTGTGATTTTTCGCTCTGCCCTTAACGCTGATCTTTTTTTTATACTTGGAATTTTTATTACCCTTATTGGTGCAGGACTCATTTTCTTTAAAGGACTCAACACCCTACGCACAACTATAACTTCAAACACAAACTATATACAATCTATTTCGCATAACGTCCTTTTTATCTGTATTCTTGTAGTATTGATAAGAGGTGGGTTTCAAAAAAGCCCGATTAGCCCCGGCAATGCAGCCTTTTCTAAAAACTTCTTTCTAAATAATCTTGCACTCAATGGAGTGTTTACAGTCCTATCTGATTTAAAATGGAAAAATTCTCCTAATATACAAAAAATAAAAATCGAAGAAGCAATCCTCATTGCAAGAAATGAAATATCTTATCCGGAATCTCAATTTATAAGCTCTCGTTATCCTATACTACGAAAAACTAAAGCTAAACCAAACACCACTCCACCCAATATTGTATTGGTAATCTTAGAAAGCTGGACAGGAAAGTTTATCAATTCTAAACTTCCTGATTTTCAATCAAAAGAAATCACTCCAATTTTCAACAAGTTGATACAAAAGGGAGTCTATTTTCAGAATTTTTTCTCCACAGGTGGACGCACGTCTAACGGTTTATTCGCGATTCTAACCAGCATTCCCGATCGACCGGGTTTTAGCACGATCCATTCACAAAACGCATTGGCAAATGTTGGTGGACTCGGCAATGTATTAAAATACGCAGGGTATGATTCTATTTTTATTTATGGAGGAGAACTCGACTTTGAAAATATCAAACCACTTGTTAAACACTGGGGCTATGATACGTTATACGACATTGATAGTATTCAATCAACTCATAAATATGAAAAAGGAATCTGGGGATATGATGATGAAAATGTATATGACTTCTTAATCCAAAAATTAGAGGAACGAGACAAGACAAAACCTTTCCTTGTTACTGTGTTGACCCTATCTACTCACTACCCTTACAAGGTTCCCGATAAAAAATTTGAATTATTTTCTGCAAACTCGACAGAAAAAGATTTCCTGAACACCCTCTTTTATGCGGATTGGGCAATTGGAGAATTTTTACAAAAAGCAAAAAATTCAGAATATTGGGACAATACTATTTTCCTGTTTGCGGCAGACCATACCCACCATAGAAACTTAAATTATTATGAAGATAGAAATATTCCCCTCCTGATATATTCAGAAAAAAAAATCCAAGCCGATTATAGAAAAGACTTTGCATCCCAATTAGACATTCTTCCAACAATTCTTGGATTGACCGGCAAGGAAATATATTTTTCAGCAATGGGTAGAGATCTTTTTTCGAGCCAAAAAAAAAATTCGGGATATTTTGCTTATGGAAATATTTTCGGGTGGGTTGAAGGTGACGTATTTTTTTTGGATACTGTGGACAAAACGAATGCCCTCCATTTTACTTCTAAACCACCTTTTAGTGAAAAAGAGTTGTGCCGTAAAATGCCTCTTCCGTGCTTAATTCCTCAAAGAAAAGCCAAGGCTTTCTTAAATCTTTCAGAAACCCTAATCGAAAAAAATTTAATTTTTCCTTCGGCTAACAATTTAAAAAAAGGTGATTTTTAAAGCGAAAATTTCAAATTGTAAAAAAAGTTTCAATAGTTCTAATATAAACATATTGAATCAATATTATTTACGGAAACAAATTCTATGTTATTAAAATTTTTTAGCTTTATTACAATTCCTCTTCTTTTCAATTTTTCTAATTGCTCTAAGTCAAGACCCGGGCCTAAAGATAGTGAAATTCTGCAATTGGTCTTGTCAGAGAATGAACGAAAAAGCCCAAAAATAATTTCTGTTAAATCTGTAAATTTGGATGAAGACAAAGAATTAGAAATTATTTCCTTGATTAGAAATGGGACAGAAGAAATTCTTTGTATTTTCAAAAATGAGGACAAAAAATGGAAACTGAATTATAAAAAAAATTTTAGCCTATTGAATGCAGGCCCATTTGAATACGAAAAAGAAAAAAAAACTTGGGTTCCTTCAAAAAATGATAAAGAAGGCGAAGGGTATATTGTTAAGAAGATCTTAATAGAAGAACTTCCAGGCGATTCCTTTAATTCTATTTTTTTAGAAATATTGTCCGAAGAGCCTCCTCTTGGACTTTTTTCTTTTCCATATATAATTCGGAAAAACTTAAAAATTTTTGACGGACTAAGTTCTCTAAAAGAGCACGAGAATCTAAGAAAAACAAGAAGAGCCGATTTTACCTATAACCCAAGTGAAAAAAGCATTTCTGTTTTTCCCAGCGATCCTTCATACTCACAAGAATTTGTATTCAATGGATGGGAAATTGTACCTGTAATTTCAGGACTTCCAGTAGCTTCTATATTGAATGCAGAATTTAGCAATTTTGAAAAAGGAAAAGAAACAGAAATCAAACTACTTTTAAAAAATCGGGGACAAACTGCATACGTTACCTATCTTTCTGTGAGCTTCCCTGAGGGTGGGGTGATTCGAGTTGACCCAAAAATGACTGGTGCAAAAATATACAATTCGGGGAAGACGATCTATTCAATGAAAGAAAAGAAATTCATACCCTCAAAGTATCCATTACTTGAAATTACAAAAGAAAGCTGGGGAAGAAATTACAAGTATGACTTGTCTTTTAAATTCACTCCAACAGTCTCAGGAAAACAAAATATTCTTTTCAGATCTTCGGTGAAATATTCCGGTAACATAATTTATCTCCCCAATGAATATTCTGTTTTTCCTTTTCAAATCGATCAACAAGGTTTTCCTTCATACCCTATAGAGGTCGGGAAATGAACCAAAAACAAGGCGAGACATCTTTATTTTTAGCAAAAAAAGAAATTGTCCGAGTTCAAGTTGAAAGATTTCATGAATTCTATCCTAATTATTTTGCAAGACAAGAAACTACACCTATGGTAAATTATTTTTTTGATAAAATATACAACTTAGAAGGGAAGGAAGATTGGCTGGATCTCGCTGTAAATACTTTTGAAAAAGTAAAAAATATGATAAAGGAGCAAACCAGACAAAACTTAGAGCAATTAATCGAGCTGAACAATCTAACCGATAAATTGGATACACAGATGGCATTGCTGTTATTGAATAAAAATTGGAAAGAAGGAGATCAACTTGGCTTGAACGAGTATCGCAATCTATACATTGAGCTAAAGCATACAGACGATAGAAGACTTCAATTAGAATACGTATTAAACAATCTCCGAAAATTTTATGACTTGGCTCATCGTCCAATCAATGCAGTCATTATGAAACCGGCAAAATTTATGTCTAAATTACTTGGAGTTTATCCTTTGTTTGCAAGCGTAGAAGATGGCTACCATGCAGTACTTCCAGTATCCTCCGATATATTTGAATCATTTTATGAAGAGGTGCAAGAGAGAGAGTGGAATTATCTGTATTCTGCTTTTCCGGAATTAAAATCAAATGCCAACGAATAAAAAATTAAGATTTCGACAAAAGCCTCCCTCTGAAGATTCAGAGAAAAATGAGCGTTGGCTACTAACGTATGCCGATATGATTACACTTTTGTTAGGATTATTTATTGTTATGTATTCTATCTCAACTGTTGATCAAGAAAAATTAAAAACCGTTGCAAGACAGATACGTGGCGGATTTGGTCTTGAAGGAATTGGTGAATCTCTAATCTTTGATGGAGGAACAGATATCACAGAAGAAGAAATATTTCTTCCAAAATCAAAAATTTTTCGATTATGGGAAAGACTGGGGTTTTCTTTAAAAAGACTTAAAAATGAAAGTAAAGTCTTATTTGGTCTTGATAATAACGAAGAAATTAAACTAACAGTTTTTGCTTCCTCCCTCGGTGAGGGAAATCTTAAATTCGACAAAGATACAGATTTTACATTCCAAAGACTTTCAGAAATGTCAAAAAATATGGAAATAGATATTATTCTTAGAGTTCAAATTCCCTATTTAGAAAATATAGAAAAAAAAGGCTACGCGAATAATTGGGATTTTAACGCACACAGAGCTTCTCTCCTTGCGGATTTCTTAGAATTAAAATACGGAATTCCTAAGAATCAGATTTCAATTCAAGCCTATTCTGAATTTAGAAAAATGAAAACTGACAACCCTTCTCCCGAAGAATATGCAAAACAGGAAAGAATAGAAATCATTATTCGAAAAAAGGAAAACTAAGGGGCAGACACACAGCGAATTTTTGCATTATTTACCTTGGGTTGGTGAAATAATTTCCCTTCAGCAAAAGAAACATAGATTCCATTCGCAGGAGTATTTACATAAGTGGTTGAACTCCAATAATTATCAATTGATGTATTTGGAAATATAGTCTCAAAAATTGAAGCGCCTGAATTTACGCTATAATCTACAATACTCTGCAATTCTTTCCAATTAGGAAGTCTCCAAGTTTTACCTGAAAGATTGAGTGAATTGCAATAAGATAATGCAGTTTGCCAATCAGTCGGGCTTGCAACACCAGAACAAGTAGAATCATTATTTCGCCCTTTAGTACATTTCTGCCATAACAAATTAGTTGATTTATCTAGAATGGTTCCGTCTCCAAAGTCTGAATATTTTTGTAAATTATTGTCAATGGAAAACGAACTACTAACACAACGAACATAATAAGGATCTGTCTTCAAGTTTGCGTAAATAATCCCACCACTAAAATTTACAACCCAAGCATAACTCAAATCGAATAGATAATTTGTCTTGGTCCAATAGTGACCCGCAATAGTATTTGGAAAGTTTGTTAAATTAATTGGAAGAGGATTCATACTATGCTCTACTATTGTAGATAACTCAATATAAGTAGGGAGCCTCCAATTTTTTCCAGATAGTGTAAGTGTATTACAATAATTATTTGCATCTGTCCAATTTGTTAAGTTCGCAATTCCTGAACAAGTAGAATCATTATTTTGTCCTCCACTGCATTTTTGCCAAACTAATCCTGTAGTATTATCTGTAATGGTATAATTTCCATTATCCGTATAACTTCGAGAAACACCTTGATTCTCCTGCGCATCCTGACCTTGATAGCTGCCACAGGCGACCGGGTTATTTACTCCATCGTAACAACTTGTTTGTCCTGTTTTTAAAGGAGGATAACTAAATTTACTTTCTACAATAGGACTTTCAGTCATTCCTATTTTTGATGCAAACGCTTTAATTGTTTTACCCGAGATTTGCCATATAGGGATTCCTGTGGAATATTGTCTTGAATGAATAGTGGGAGTGGATTCATCGAGTGTATAATAAATATTTGCACCAGGTGTATTTGTGCTCAAGATAATAGTTTGGGGTGTAACGTAATGCCCGGAAGAAGGATTTAATGTAGGAGTCTCTACAGTACTATTTTGTAATTGGATAATTTGAGACAAAATTGAAATAAGTGTAGGAGTGTTACTTAACTCAGGAAGATCTATTTCTTGACAGTTTATTATTAAATAAACCAAAAATACAAAATTTTTTTTAAAGAGATTGAGCTGCTTGGACTTTAACATACTACCTCAATACAATTTTGAAATTATACAATTTATATTGGGATTTGTAAATAGGGCATTTTGCCCTATGATTCTATGGATTGATGGTATTTTCTGATGGCTTCAGTTTTTTTGTTTACCCTTAATTTTTGATATATATTTTCAATATGTCGCCTGACAGTATGAGGACTGATGTTCAATTCATCAGAAATTTCCTTGTAGCTAAATCCGAGTACAATTAAATTTAAAATTTCATTCTGCCTAT containing:
- a CDS encoding septation protein IspZ, which codes for MNSNLWIGIIPVLVFVVLESFTNKKMALLSALALAVAELIFTIVVYKTIDEITILGFFLIGVAVFLSLKTENDIYFKLQPAILGWILALVFFFFYYVLNRFLLNEMFHKYMGDSFQNILEQTTDPEFLENYLKLLSKYMGWLFFIHGTLTGYAAFKLNKWWWFIIRVPGLYILMIVFSILAMRGVL
- a CDS encoding ABC-F family ATP-binding cassette domain-containing protein, translating into MIKISGLNKSFGSQKLFDDLSFSVNKGEKVGLIGRNGHGKSTIFQILLGNVEPDSGIVTIPKNYKIGYLQQHLKFTKPTVLEECSLGLPPGEEYETWQVEKILFGLGFSEKDMERSPSEFSGGYQIRMNLARLLVSKPDMLMLDEPNNYLDIVTIRWLEEFLREWEGEIILVTHDRSFMDAVVTHVVAIHRTKAVKVEGDTEKIYNQINQAEELYEKTRLNEAKKRKQEEIFIARFKAKASFASRTQSRVKKLEKQGEMKALDEIQDLELFFNSAPFEASQMLFAEDISFSYTGETPYLIENFSLNVGRRERICIIGKNGKGKSTLLKILAGELQPIQGKLSKHPVLKEGYFGQTNKLDMNENNTVVEEIKSADKSCSDGIARNIAGGLMFSGDSGLKKIKVLSGGEKSRVLLGKILVTPCNLLFLDEPTNHLDMQSCDSLIEAVDQFNGSVIMVTHNEMHLKSVATKLIVFDNNTIQIYDGGYEDFLNDIGWSDEDV
- a CDS encoding sulfatase-like hydrolase/transferase, translated to MKFKFYQSIQNSFSLKLSLYSGLAYFFILTIYRILFFIYNHNTDEKTNTTEIIKAFLFGIRFDLSTISIIVIFILAISFAGNFKYFFKYQKQLTFIPLIILEWMVLHLGADILYFKNSNKHLGYEAIVFLGKDFTVIFRSALNADLFFILGIFITLIGAGLIFFKGLNTLRTTITSNTNYIQSISHNVLFICILVVLIRGGFQKSPISPGNAAFSKNFFLNNLALNGVFTVLSDLKWKNSPNIQKIKIEEAILIARNEISYPESQFISSRYPILRKTKAKPNTTPPNIVLVILESWTGKFINSKLPDFQSKEITPIFNKLIQKGVYFQNFFSTGGRTSNGLFAILTSIPDRPGFSTIHSQNALANVGGLGNVLKYAGYDSIFIYGGELDFENIKPLVKHWGYDTLYDIDSIQSTHKYEKGIWGYDDENVYDFLIQKLEERDKTKPFLVTVLTLSTHYPYKVPDKKFELFSANSTEKDFLNTLFYADWAIGEFLQKAKNSEYWDNTIFLFAADHTHHRNLNYYEDRNIPLLIYSEKKIQADYRKDFASQLDILPTILGLTGKEIYFSAMGRDLFSSQKKNSGYFAYGNIFGWVEGDVFFLDTVDKTNALHFTSKPPFSEKELCRKMPLPCLIPQRKAKAFLNLSETLIEKNLIFPSANNLKKGDF
- a CDS encoding endoflagellar motor protein, with the translated sequence MPTNKKLRFRQKPPSEDSEKNERWLLTYADMITLLLGLFIVMYSISTVDQEKLKTVARQIRGGFGLEGIGESLIFDGGTDITEEEIFLPKSKIFRLWERLGFSLKRLKNESKVLFGLDNNEEIKLTVFASSLGEGNLKFDKDTDFTFQRLSEMSKNMEIDIILRVQIPYLENIEKKGYANNWDFNAHRASLLADFLELKYGIPKNQISIQAYSEFRKMKTDNPSPEEYAKQERIEIIIRKKEN
- a CDS encoding DUF1566 domain-containing protein, with amino-acid sequence MVYLIINCQEIDLPELSNTPTLISILSQIIQLQNSTVETPTLNPSSGHYVTPQTIILSTNTPGANIYYTLDESTPTIHSRQYSTGIPIWQISGKTIKAFASKIGMTESPIVESKFSYPPLKTGQTSCYDGVNNPVACGSYQGQDAQENQGVSRSYTDNGNYTITDNTTGLVWQKCSGGQNNDSTCSGIANLTNWTDANNYCNTLTLSGKNWRLPTYIELSTIVEHSMNPLPINLTNFPNTIAGHYWTKTNYLFDLSYAWVVNFSGGIIYANLKTDPYYVRCVSSSFSIDNNLQKYSDFGDGTILDKSTNLLWQKCTKGRNNDSTCSGVASPTDWQTALSYCNSLNLSGKTWRLPNWKELQSIVDYSVNSGASIFETIFPNTSIDNYWSSTTYVNTPANGIYVSFAEGKLFHQPKVNNAKIRCVSAP